In Dehalococcoidia bacterium, a single window of DNA contains:
- a CDS encoding S8 family serine peptidase, whose product MPARRWPVFAVGILVAGVLLGAVPASARSAAFARAQRTPNDPLYLMQQPYLADIGAPAAWERQTGDPAITVAVIDSGIDLSHPDLAANIWQNPTPGAFGCADDLQGCTLLDPNDTAASCAASAPARSGDVSPLSPHGTFLAGVIGAAGDNGVGVAGVAWRVSLMAVRVADCRDGSNAQTVAAGIRYAADAGAR is encoded by the coding sequence ATGCCTGCCCGACGATGGCCGGTCTTCGCCGTCGGCATCCTCGTCGCTGGCGTGCTGCTTGGCGCCGTGCCGGCCTCCGCGCGCTCGGCGGCTTTCGCCCGCGCACAACGCACCCCGAACGACCCGCTCTATCTCATGCAGCAGCCGTACCTGGCGGATATCGGTGCGCCGGCCGCGTGGGAGCGGCAGACCGGCGACCCCGCGATCACCGTCGCCGTGATCGACAGCGGCATCGACCTGAGCCATCCGGACCTGGCCGCCAACATCTGGCAGAACCCCACGCCCGGCGCTTTCGGCTGCGCGGATGACCTTCAGGGCTGCACGTTGCTGGACCCGAACGACACGGCGGCGAGCTGTGCCGCCAGCGCGCCGGCTCGAAGCGGCGACGTCTCGCCGCTCTCGCCGCACGGCACCTTTCTGGCCGGCGTGATCGGCGCGGCGGGCGACAACGGCGTCGGCGTTGCCGGCGTCGCCTGGCGCGTCTCACTGATGGCCGTGCGCGTGGCGGACTGCCGCGACGGCAGCAACGCGCAGACGGTGGCGGCCGGCATTCGCTACGCCGCCGACGCTGGCGCGCGCG